A region from the Brachyspira hampsonii genome encodes:
- a CDS encoding methyl-accepting chemotaxis protein, whose amino-acid sequence MLFQVNEDRLKKRLKFYIPIGFLIVAAVSVGSYSVLLKTIYLLSSSLRGYIYIFIVFLALSIAVSMFFDCLNVERGKSIPLGKIYVIKSGIAVILVAIISYTIYILDGSITLFEIFNIRLIMVIFLISMAMSVASIIFNILVRPLYKKTGKREYYLPMIYNFLPVSMAIVIFIVTLINGMHYRSEIVYDREYDITVKKSYANDFINNISDSIGKYVTISDNIISYMNMIYRYNYTLNDYTDLLSTYLSTRYANDNNISSIYIYIVDIENVNININTNGINNLSINWEYDINNLANVNTNLRPNLAANYSAKLSSETNFLIDITSNADTFYIYNPILLNNRNIGFIAMEIKSSVYLDVLSNDEINKNLNIFLTDDLYNIKASNNPSLIGNVQRDLDGSAVGIEIKNNQSDNYRSSIVDLNVISFEDSNVLAIKYALFNNLNVINMWEHNIAYENKLFRNTIIKASIAIYVGLFAFLLVILALILSLRKTLVFAKNVSESLSEGEGDLTIRLPVISNNETGELVHSFNKFLDKVKNIIVSVKNNAYTLTGNIQNMRASISISISDFNTIYKEFETELANSNKIAESSANAARVSFMQRTRFTAVNETVQLLLDNINDINNKMKQQSEAVAKTSSSVQQMMANIVTVSHGATKANDYAKILYTEAQDGSNIGESVVDSIQSIKEYSKQITNITQVIHNIAEQTNLLAMNAAIEAAHAGEHGRGFTVVADKIRKLAEDTGENSKIINDIIEETTQAIDHTVSLAFKSSESMEKILEGSNTLADLISTISGANDELDIGRREILMNISNLNNITEDVQELSLKQMQMSSAVSQNISSVDKLAEDVVNVVNTAENEMKELVNSIENVSNLSSTSSHNMETMDKRIKELQYIFLQLYKLVISFKTEKTEEDIEKEKIKTVKVDRKRLKLERKAEKERIKEEKRRIKELRKESAKSKK is encoded by the coding sequence ATGCTTTTTCAAGTAAATGAAGATAGATTAAAAAAAAGATTAAAATTTTATATACCGATTGGATTTCTTATAGTAGCTGCAGTTTCAGTTGGTTCATATTCTGTTTTATTGAAAACAATTTATCTGCTTTCAAGTTCATTAAGAGGGTATATATATATATTTATAGTCTTTTTAGCTTTATCTATAGCAGTAAGTATGTTTTTTGATTGTTTAAATGTTGAAAGGGGAAAATCTATACCCTTAGGAAAAATATATGTCATAAAATCGGGTATTGCTGTAATTTTAGTGGCAATTATTTCATACACTATATATATATTAGATGGAAGCATTACATTATTTGAAATATTTAATATACGGCTTATAATGGTTATATTTTTAATTAGTATGGCTATGTCTGTTGCTTCTATAATCTTTAATATCTTAGTAAGACCATTATACAAAAAAACAGGAAAAAGAGAATATTATCTCCCTATGATATATAATTTCTTGCCTGTATCAATGGCTATAGTAATATTTATAGTTACTTTAATTAATGGTATGCATTACAGATCTGAGATAGTTTATGACAGAGAATATGATATTACAGTAAAAAAAAGTTATGCTAATGATTTTATTAATAATATTTCAGATTCGATAGGAAAATATGTTACAATATCTGATAATATAATATCATATATGAATATGATATATAGATATAATTATACTTTAAATGATTATACTGATTTATTATCGACTTATTTAAGTACTAGATATGCTAATGATAATAATATATCATCTATCTATATATATATAGTGGATATTGAAAATGTTAATATCAATATTAATACTAATGGAATTAATAATTTATCTATAAATTGGGAATATGATATAAATAATTTAGCTAATGTTAATACAAATTTAAGACCGAATTTAGCTGCTAATTATTCCGCAAAATTATCCTCAGAAACTAATTTTTTGATAGATATAACCTCTAATGCGGATACTTTTTATATATACAATCCTATTTTACTCAACAATAGAAATATAGGATTTATCGCTATGGAGATAAAAAGTTCTGTATATTTAGATGTATTATCAAACGATGAGATTAATAAAAATTTGAATATATTTTTAACAGATGATTTATATAATATCAAAGCTTCTAATAATCCTTCATTAATAGGTAATGTTCAAAGGGATTTGGATGGAAGTGCGGTTGGTATAGAAATAAAAAATAATCAGTCTGATAATTACAGAAGCAGTATAGTGGATTTAAATGTTATTTCTTTTGAAGATTCTAATGTGCTTGCTATAAAATATGCTCTGTTTAATAATTTAAATGTTATAAATATGTGGGAGCATAATATCGCTTATGAAAACAAATTATTCAGAAATACTATAATAAAAGCCTCTATAGCAATATATGTAGGTTTATTCGCATTTTTATTAGTTATATTAGCGTTAATACTTTCTTTAAGAAAAACTTTAGTATTTGCTAAGAATGTGTCAGAGTCATTGAGTGAGGGTGAAGGTGATTTAACAATCAGACTTCCTGTTATCAGTAATAATGAAACCGGAGAATTAGTACATTCTTTTAATAAGTTTTTAGATAAAGTAAAAAATATTATAGTTAGTGTTAAAAATAATGCTTATACTTTAACAGGAAATATTCAAAACATGAGAGCTTCTATTAGTATAAGTATCAGCGATTTTAATACTATTTATAAAGAATTTGAAACAGAGTTAGCTAATTCCAATAAGATAGCAGAATCTTCAGCTAATGCTGCCAGAGTAAGTTTTATGCAGCGAACTAGATTCACAGCAGTAAATGAGACAGTACAGTTATTATTAGATAATATTAATGATATTAATAATAAAATGAAGCAGCAGTCAGAGGCAGTAGCTAAGACTAGCAGTTCGGTGCAGCAGATGATGGCTAATATTGTAACAGTAAGTCATGGAGCAACTAAGGCAAATGATTATGCTAAAATTCTATATACAGAGGCTCAAGACGGCAGTAATATAGGGGAATCAGTAGTAGATTCTATACAAAGCATTAAAGAATATTCTAAACAGATAACTAATATTACACAAGTAATACATAATATAGCAGAACAGACAAACCTTTTAGCAATGAATGCCGCAATAGAGGCAGCACATGCTGGAGAACATGGACGAGGATTTACGGTTGTAGCTGATAAGATTAGAAAATTAGCAGAAGATACAGGCGAAAACTCCAAAATTATTAATGATATAATTGAGGAAACAACGCAGGCTATAGATCATACAGTATCTTTGGCATTTAAAAGTTCTGAGTCTATGGAGAAGATTTTGGAAGGTTCTAATACTCTTGCGGATTTAATATCTACAATATCAGGTGCCAATGATGAACTTGATATAGGAAGAAGAGAGATATTAATGAATATTAGTAACTTGAATAATATTACAGAAGATGTACAGGAACTTTCTCTTAAACAAATGCAGATGAGTTCAGCGGTAAGCCAGAATATTTCTAGCGTAGATAAATTGGCAGAAGATGTAGTTAATGTAGTCAATACAGCTGAAAATGAGATGAAAGAGCTAGTAAATTCAATAGAAAATGTATCTAATTTGTCTAGTACAAGCAGTCATAATATGGAGACAATGGATAAAAGAATTAAAGAATTGCAATATATATTTTTGCAGCTTTATAAATTAGTAATTTCTTTCAAAACAGAAAAAACTGAAGAGGATATAGAAAAAGAGAAGATTAAGACAGTTAAAGTAGATAGAAAAAGACTTAAATTAGAACGCAAAGCAGAGAAAGAGAGAATTAAAGAAGAAAAGAGAAGAATAAAAGAATTAAGAAAAGAAAGTGCTAAAAGTAAAAAATAA
- the atpD gene encoding F0F1 ATP synthase subunit beta: protein MVEGKRGKVIQVVGSTLDAEFEEGHLPAILNALYIDKEIEGVQRHIICEVQQHLGGGRVRAISLESTDGISRGDDIFDTGNHIMVPVGTETIGRIFNVLGQTVDKGEPIAAKEYRSIHASPPKFETLEPKLEIFETGIKVIDLLAPYIKGGKTGLFGGAGVGKTVLIMELIHNIASEHGGYSVFAGVGERTREGNDLWSEMKESGVINKTCLVYGQMNEPPGARLRVALSALTMAEYFRDSAGLDVLLFIDNIFRFTQAGSEVSALLGRMPSAVGYQPTLATEMGALQERITSTKNGSITSIQAVYVPADDLTDPAPATAFTHLDATTVLSREVSEKGIYPAVDPLASTSRILDPNILGQEHYDVARKVQHILQRYKDLQDIIAILGADELSEDDKLIVSRARKIEQFLSQPFFVGEQFTGLQGRYVKLEDTIRSFKGICNGDYDDLPDQAFRFVGSIEEAVSKAKTMSN, encoded by the coding sequence ATGGTAGAAGGAAAAAGAGGAAAAGTTATTCAGGTTGTAGGTTCTACCTTAGATGCTGAGTTTGAAGAAGGACATCTTCCAGCTATATTGAATGCTCTTTATATAGATAAAGAAATAGAAGGTGTTCAAAGACATATAATTTGTGAAGTACAGCAGCATTTAGGCGGAGGTAGAGTAAGAGCTATATCTTTAGAATCTACAGACGGTATATCAAGAGGAGATGATATATTTGATACCGGTAATCATATAATGGTACCGGTTGGAACAGAAACTATAGGAAGGATATTTAATGTATTAGGACAGACTGTAGATAAAGGTGAGCCTATAGCTGCTAAAGAATACAGGTCTATACATGCTTCGCCTCCTAAATTTGAGACATTAGAGCCTAAACTTGAAATATTTGAAACAGGTATTAAGGTTATAGATTTGCTTGCTCCTTATATTAAAGGCGGTAAAACAGGTCTTTTCGGAGGGGCAGGAGTAGGAAAAACAGTTCTCATAATGGAGCTTATACATAATATAGCAAGTGAGCATGGAGGTTATTCTGTATTTGCAGGAGTTGGTGAGAGAACTAGAGAAGGAAATGATTTATGGTCAGAGATGAAAGAGTCTGGGGTTATTAATAAGACTTGTCTTGTTTATGGTCAGATGAATGAACCTCCGGGAGCTAGACTTAGAGTTGCTTTATCTGCTTTGACTATGGCTGAATATTTCAGGGATTCTGCCGGCTTAGATGTATTATTATTTATAGACAATATATTCAGATTTACTCAGGCAGGAAGTGAGGTATCAGCATTACTCGGCCGTATGCCTTCAGCAGTTGGATATCAGCCTACTTTAGCAACAGAAATGGGGGCATTACAGGAAAGAATAACATCTACTAAAAACGGCTCTATTACTTCAATACAGGCGGTTTATGTACCGGCAGACGACCTTACAGATCCGGCACCTGCTACAGCATTTACTCACCTTGATGCTACTACTGTATTATCAAGAGAGGTTAGTGAAAAAGGGATTTATCCTGCAGTAGATCCTTTAGCTTCAACAAGCAGAATATTGGATCCTAACATATTAGGTCAGGAGCATTATGATGTTGCAAGAAAAGTACAGCATATATTGCAAAGATATAAAGACTTACAGGATATTATTGCCATACTTGGTGCTGATGAGCTTTCAGAAGATGATAAATTAATAGTATCAAGAGCAAGAAAAATTGAACAGTTTTTGAGTCAGCCTTTCTTTGTAGGTGAGCAGTTTACAGGTCTTCAAGGAAGATATGTAAAATTAGAAGATACTATAAGAAGTTTTAAAGGTATATGTAATGGTGATTATGATGATTTACCAGATCAGGCTTTCAGATTTGTAGGTTCTATAGAGGAGGCGGTTTCTAAGGCTAAAACTATGTCTAATTAA
- a CDS encoding inositol monophosphatase family protein has product MLNDIIDIFRNGFSSKKKKSNFSEYDNTLNEIKHLSKSKLNKCLKDAERIAIKAGKYSLKYFGCPKKVSKKGKTDLFTEVDLQNEKKIKEYLLKCYPKFGFYGEESKDNNSKKFTWIVDPIDGTSNFIHGYPFYCISIGLAYKGIPILGVVYAPLTNTVYKAHVKSKAYKNNKVIRVSSSNKLIESLIITGFYYNASVDNDFLHDRMVDFANMVKSTLALRRDGSAALDICMVAEGAADGFFEYGLSPWDICAGTIILKRAGGTVSNINMEEYDIFSKEQYIASNKKIHKEMVKVLE; this is encoded by the coding sequence ATGTTAAATGATATTATAGATATTTTTAGAAATGGTTTTTCTAGTAAAAAGAAAAAATCAAATTTTTCTGAGTATGATAATACATTAAATGAAATAAAGCATCTGTCTAAATCAAAATTAAATAAGTGTTTGAAAGATGCTGAGCGTATAGCAATTAAAGCAGGGAAATATTCTTTAAAATATTTCGGATGTCCGAAAAAAGTATCAAAGAAAGGCAAAACTGATTTATTTACAGAAGTAGATTTACAAAATGAAAAGAAGATAAAAGAGTATTTATTAAAATGCTATCCTAAATTTGGGTTTTACGGAGAAGAATCTAAAGATAATAACAGTAAAAAATTTACTTGGATAGTTGATCCTATAGACGGAACAAGCAATTTTATACATGGTTATCCTTTTTACTGTATATCAATAGGGCTTGCTTATAAGGGAATACCTATATTAGGTGTCGTATATGCTCCTTTAACTAATACAGTTTATAAAGCTCATGTAAAATCAAAAGCATATAAAAATAATAAAGTTATAAGAGTAAGCAGCAGTAATAAACTCATAGAATCTCTTATAATAACAGGATTCTATTATAATGCTAGTGTTGATAATGATTTTCTTCATGACAGAATGGTAGATTTTGCTAATATGGTAAAAAGTACTTTAGCTCTAAGAAGAGATGGTTCTGCTGCACTTGATATATGTATGGTTGCTGAAGGTGCTGCGGACGGATTTTTTGAATATGGGCTATCGCCTTGGGATATATGTGCCGGTACTATTATATTAAAACGGGCAGGAGGTACAGTAAGCAACATAAATATGGAAGAATATGATATTTTTTCTAAAGAACAATATATAGCAAGTAATAAAAAAATTCATAAAGAAATGGTTAAAGTACTTGAATAA
- a CDS encoding MlaD family protein: protein MKNKIKLGIFFIVTFIIFVGAIILLGKIKLKGDGYRIYVDYVFIGDLQENGKVSYRGGGIQIGFIEKIAINPDGTIRVTLFITDKNVIIPVGTRFSIQTVGLGLGEKYIMVSPPAINTTGMTSMAPNTIVKGVEPFSIETTLGSIGDIGKDLNFQELSDVVSNLSQTINLISAVIVDNETNINDSISNVSATLSYVNNIARDLSYVINDIEKGNGTIGAIMKDPKIHTNFNEIVDNLRVFSEKIKDNPSLLLFREPETKK, encoded by the coding sequence ATGAAAAATAAAATTAAATTAGGTATATTTTTTATAGTTACATTTATTATATTTGTAGGGGCTATAATATTGTTAGGTAAGATAAAACTTAAGGGAGATGGATATAGAATATATGTAGACTATGTTTTCATAGGCGATTTGCAGGAAAATGGTAAGGTTTCCTATAGAGGAGGCGGAATTCAAATAGGTTTTATAGAAAAAATAGCTATAAATCCTGACGGTACCATTAGAGTAACTTTATTTATCACAGATAAAAATGTTATAATTCCTGTAGGAACTAGATTCTCTATACAAACTGTAGGATTAGGGCTTGGAGAAAAATATATAATGGTATCTCCTCCTGCTATAAACACTACCGGTATGACAAGTATGGCACCTAATACAATAGTAAAAGGTGTTGAACCGTTTAGTATAGAAACTACATTAGGTTCTATAGGCGATATAGGTAAGGATTTAAATTTCCAAGAATTATCAGATGTTGTGAGCAATCTTTCGCAAACTATAAATTTGATATCCGCTGTTATAGTTGATAATGAAACTAATATTAATGATTCTATATCAAATGTAAGTGCTACTTTATCATATGTAAACAACATTGCCAGAGATTTATCTTATGTTATAAATGATATAGAGAAAGGAAATGGTACTATAGGAGCTATAATGAAAGATCCTAAAATACATACTAATTTTAATGAAATAGTTGATAATTTGAGAGTATTTAGTGAGAAAATAAAAGATAATCCATCTCTTTTGCTTTTCAGAGAACCTGAAACTAAAAAATAG
- a CDS encoding ABC transporter ATP-binding protein, with product MDDIIELKDVHKSFGSQKVLNGVNLKVNRGETLSVIGNSGCGKSVLIKHLMGLLQPDSGTILVDGHDINRISDNELTEVRKKFAMVFQGAALFDSLNVYENVSFGLRRIKKDIPEERIKVKVAEVLEMVGMPNIEHKMPSELSGGMKKRVGLARAIAMDPEILLYDEPTTGLDPVMSRVIDDLIVKMQSILNVTSIVITHDMTSVFRMSDRVVMLYKGQIIEGGDPDHLHETDNPHLKFFFMSSIAKKGEDIESIRPKD from the coding sequence ATGGATGATATAATAGAATTAAAAGATGTGCATAAGAGTTTTGGTAGTCAGAAAGTGCTTAATGGTGTTAATCTTAAAGTTAATAGAGGAGAAACCTTATCTGTCATAGGAAATTCAGGATGCGGTAAAAGCGTTCTTATAAAACATTTAATGGGATTACTTCAGCCGGACAGCGGTACCATATTAGTAGACGGTCATGATATTAATAGAATTTCTGATAATGAACTTACAGAAGTAAGAAAAAAATTTGCTATGGTATTTCAAGGGGCTGCTTTATTTGATTCATTAAATGTGTATGAAAATGTGAGTTTCGGACTTAGAAGAATAAAGAAAGATATTCCTGAAGAGAGAATAAAGGTCAAAGTTGCAGAAGTTCTTGAAATGGTTGGAATGCCTAATATAGAACATAAAATGCCTTCAGAGCTTTCCGGAGGAATGAAAAAACGCGTAGGATTGGCTAGGGCTATAGCAATGGACCCCGAAATACTTCTTTATGATGAACCTACAACAGGTTTGGATCCGGTTATGTCTAGGGTTATAGATGATTTAATAGTAAAGATGCAGTCTATTCTTAATGTTACTAGTATAGTTATTACTCATGATATGACTAGTGTATTCAGAATGTCTGACAGGGTTGTTATGCTGTATAAAGGACAGATTATTGAGGGAGGCGATCCTGATCATTTGCATGAAACAGATAATCCTCATTTGAAATTCTTTTTTATGAGCAGTATAGCGAAAAAGGGAGAGGATATAGAGAGTATTAGACCGAAGGATTAA
- a CDS encoding type I phosphomannose isomerase catalytic subunit, translating into MYLLEFDEIEKEVIWGGNYLASVYLKPFDKNKTIGESWEICDLPNDNNIVSNGELKGKTLSYLVKEYGSELLGTKCKDNYFPLLIKLIDSKDKLSIQVHPDEEYANKRHNKHGKNEMWYVMETYGDAKLLIGLKENISKEDLIKSFNNNENIEGMFNYFDIKKGDAFYIPSGCIHAILGNSVIAEIQTPSDVTYRLYDWNRADKNGKFRELHIEDSFNVIKDINAFDLKSNKKNRFKNEKLEINIVFSNDYFTIEEYIINRDYASKTNEESFEIIIVLEGNGSIESDIANNIIKLNIGKTVLIPASLGNYFIKTDDIIKILRVTL; encoded by the coding sequence ATGTATTTACTTGAATTTGATGAAATAGAAAAAGAAGTTATTTGGGGCGGTAATTATTTAGCTTCAGTGTATTTAAAACCTTTTGATAAAAATAAAACTATAGGTGAAAGTTGGGAAATTTGCGATTTGCCTAATGACAATAATATCGTATCTAATGGGGAATTAAAAGGAAAAACTTTATCTTATTTGGTAAAAGAATACGGTTCTGAGCTTTTGGGAACAAAATGTAAGGATAATTATTTCCCATTACTAATAAAATTAATAGATTCAAAAGATAAATTATCAATACAAGTTCACCCAGATGAAGAATATGCTAATAAAAGACATAACAAACATGGTAAAAATGAAATGTGGTATGTTATGGAGACTTACGGCGATGCCAAACTTCTTATCGGACTTAAAGAGAATATTTCAAAAGAGGATTTAATAAAATCTTTTAATAATAATGAAAATATAGAAGGTATGTTCAATTATTTTGATATAAAAAAGGGAGATGCTTTTTATATACCTAGCGGCTGTATACATGCTATACTTGGTAATTCTGTTATAGCTGAAATACAAACGCCTAGCGATGTAACTTATAGGCTTTATGATTGGAATAGAGCTGATAAAAATGGTAAGTTTAGAGAACTTCATATAGAAGACTCATTTAATGTTATAAAAGATATTAATGCTTTTGATTTGAAATCTAATAAAAAAAATCGTTTTAAAAATGAAAAATTGGAAATTAATATAGTATTTTCTAATGATTATTTTACAATAGAAGAATATATTATAAATAGAGATTATGCTTCAAAAACTAATGAAGAAAGTTTTGAAATAATTATAGTGCTTGAAGGAAATGGTTCAATAGAATCAGATATTGCAAATAATATTATTAAACTTAATATTGGAAAAACAGTTTTGATTCCCGCTAGTTTAGGAAATTATTTTATTAAAACAGATGATATTATAAAAATTTTGAGGGTAACTTTATAA
- a CDS encoding DUF523 domain-containing protein — protein MNVLVSACLLGLKCRYDGKDNKSDELLKVISMGYNLIPVCPEQLGGLSTPRKHAEIIKGRVMNIDYEDVTENFIKGANEVLKLSKLYKTELAVLKERSPSCGFGEIYNGKFNNVLIKGNGICADLLFNNKIKIIGESLIKKYFRL, from the coding sequence ATGAATGTATTAGTAAGTGCCTGCCTATTGGGATTAAAATGCAGATATGACGGAAAAGATAATAAATCGGATGAGCTTTTAAAAGTTATATCTATGGGGTATAATCTCATTCCTGTATGTCCGGAACAATTAGGTGGGCTTTCTACACCTAGAAAACATGCAGAAATAATTAAAGGCAGAGTTATGAATATTGACTATGAAGATGTAACAGAAAATTTTATTAAAGGAGCTAATGAAGTATTAAAACTTTCAAAATTATATAAAACAGAATTAGCTGTACTTAAAGAGAGAAGTCCTTCTTGCGGATTTGGTGAAATATATAATGGAAAATTTAATAATGTTTTAATAAAAGGAAATGGTATATGTGCTGATTTGCTTTTTAATAATAAAATAAAAATTATAGGAGAGAGTTTGATAAAAAAATATTTTAGATTATAG
- the frr gene encoding ribosome recycling factor: MSKESYKDRMEKAVSSLQNDLKGIRTGRANASILDGVKVEAYGSSMPLKQVGNVSTPDSKTIMIQPFDKGLVSDIEKAILKADLGFNPFNDGGNIRIVVPELTKERREELKKGVRHRGEEAKIAVRNIRRDENDKIKKELKDKTITEDESKSQEKKIQNDTDSYIKKIDEMITTKEKELDTI; the protein is encoded by the coding sequence ATGTCAAAAGAATCATATAAAGATAGAATGGAAAAAGCAGTTTCAAGTTTACAAAACGATTTAAAAGGTATAAGAACAGGAAGAGCTAATGCTTCTATATTGGATGGAGTAAAAGTAGAGGCTTATGGAAGCAGTATGCCTCTAAAACAAGTAGGAAATGTTTCTACACCAGATTCAAAAACTATTATGATACAGCCATTCGATAAAGGTTTAGTCAGCGACATAGAAAAAGCTATATTAAAAGCAGATTTAGGTTTTAATCCTTTCAATGACGGCGGAAATATAAGAATAGTAGTACCAGAACTCACTAAAGAGAGAAGAGAAGAACTTAAAAAAGGAGTAAGACATAGAGGCGAAGAAGCTAAAATAGCTGTACGAAATATAAGAAGAGATGAAAATGATAAAATAAAAAAAGAATTAAAGGATAAAACTATCACTGAAGATGAATCAAAATCTCAGGAGAAAAAAATACAGAATGATACAGATTCATATATAAAAAAAATAGATGAAATGATTACTACAAAAGAAAAAGAATTAGACACTATATGA
- a CDS encoding isoprenyl transferase, translating into MITDEPNIPVHVAIIMDGNGRWAKSHHKSRSFGHRAGSENVINIVEACCELNIKYLTLYAFSTENWKRPEEEKKALFKLLKEFYKKEIKRLISNNILVKHIGDITAFPKDTIETIEETEKETLEKCKNPILTVILALNYGFRDELKNALKNICYDAKNNKIDIENIDENFIQNYLYTKEIPDPDLLIRTSGEYRLSNFLMYQASYSELYFTDILWPDFSKEYFKKAIEEYSNRNRRYGGL; encoded by the coding sequence ATGATTACTGATGAGCCGAATATACCTGTACATGTGGCTATAATCATGGATGGCAATGGGAGATGGGCTAAATCTCATCATAAAAGCAGAAGTTTTGGGCATAGAGCCGGAAGCGAAAATGTAATTAATATAGTAGAAGCATGCTGCGAATTAAATATAAAATATTTAACTTTATATGCATTCTCAACAGAAAATTGGAAAAGACCTGAGGAAGAAAAAAAAGCATTATTTAAATTATTAAAAGAATTCTACAAAAAAGAAATTAAAAGGCTTATTTCAAATAATATCTTAGTAAAACATATAGGTGATATTACAGCATTTCCAAAAGATACTATAGAGACAATAGAAGAAACAGAAAAAGAAACTCTTGAAAAATGTAAAAATCCTATACTCACTGTTATATTAGCTTTAAATTACGGCTTCAGAGATGAATTAAAAAATGCCTTGAAAAATATATGCTATGATGCTAAAAACAATAAAATAGACATAGAAAATATTGATGAAAACTTCATTCAAAATTACCTGTATACAAAAGAAATACCGGATCCGGATCTTTTGATAAGAACTTCAGGAGAATACAGATTAAGTAATTTTCTGATGTATCAGGCATCATACAGCGAATTATACTTTACAGATATATTATGGCCTGACTTTTCTAAAGAATATTTCAAAAAAGCTATAGAAGAATACTCAAATAGAAACAGAAGATATGGAGGTCTATAA